Proteins from a single region of Belliella baltica DSM 15883:
- a CDS encoding heavy-metal-associated domain-containing protein, with protein sequence MFKRIIIGCLVLFSALVVTLAVHIYLVTQPKGNEGPNLAMSRIDFDSQLDSLEAVKIKTYTSLMDGVRDVRVNLASGHLVCLYDRNKQAPQDIVESISKDFLVQASLFQPSDEMLAQSCPAINKSSLTYKLGAFFQRTFEN encoded by the coding sequence ATGTTTAAAAGAATTATTATTGGATGCCTAGTCCTTTTTTCAGCTTTGGTTGTGACTTTAGCTGTGCACATTTATTTGGTTACTCAACCTAAGGGTAACGAAGGACCAAATTTAGCCATGAGTAGGATTGACTTTGATTCACAGTTGGATTCACTTGAGGCTGTAAAAATCAAAACTTATACAAGTCTGATGGATGGCGTCAGGGATGTCAGAGTGAATTTAGCTTCAGGTCATCTAGTCTGCTTGTATGACAGAAATAAGCAAGCTCCTCAAGATATCGTAGAATCGATCAGCAAAGATTTTTTGGTTCAAGCAAGCCTTTTTCAGCCATCTGATGAAATGCTAGCGCAAAGCTGCCCTGCCATTAATAAAAGTTCACTTACCTACAAACTTGGAGCCTTCTTCCAGAGGACCTTTGAAAATTAA
- a CDS encoding peptidase domain-containing ABC transporter has translation MGIKIKQRDITDCGAACLASVAAFYKLEMPVAKIRQMASTDQKGTNILGLIEAATKMGFSAKGVKGDFDALKDVPMPVIAHVIVKKVLHHFVVLYKVNDKTVEYMDPGDGQMHKVSPDAFKEMWTGVLVLLMPNDEFKAISEKVSTWSRFWFLVRPHKGVMVQSLVGAVLYTILGLSTSIYVQKIIDHVFIGRNTNLLNLLSIGMIALLLMQIVIGVYKTLFIIKVGQRIDARLILGYYKHLLTLPQRFFDTMRVGEIISRVNDAVKIRAFINDVSIGFLVNIFIVLFSFALMFTFYWKLALVMLLVIPLYTIIYLVTNSLNKKIERRLMEESAELESQLVESITSAGTIKRFGAEDHANIKTEVRFVSLLRTVYQSGMNNIFSGTSSEVVSRLFTIILLWVGAGYVLKNEITPGELMSFYALTGYLTGPISSLIGMNKTIQNALIAADRLFEIMDLEVESSKDSFPIKKENVGDITFKNVKFRYGSRANVFDDLNLTFPKGKISGVVGESGSGKSTLVSLLQNLYPLQSGNIHIGEHDIKFIDNVSLRQIVSVVPQRIDLFAGNVLENVALGDYQPDMQKIVGICNKLGMMGFIENLPNGFGTYLGENGASLSGGQKQRVALARALYKDPEVLILDEATASLDPDSEQFVQQTIRMLATEGKTIIFITHRLAAVQDFDRLYVLDKGKLIEEGTHTELLMQEGKYYQMIRKQLLVL, from the coding sequence ATGGGAATAAAAATCAAACAAAGAGATATTACTGATTGTGGTGCTGCATGTCTGGCCTCAGTAGCTGCATTTTACAAATTGGAGATGCCAGTAGCCAAAATCCGTCAGATGGCTTCGACTGACCAAAAGGGAACTAATATCCTTGGGTTGATTGAAGCTGCAACCAAGATGGGCTTCTCAGCAAAAGGTGTAAAAGGTGATTTTGATGCCTTGAAAGATGTTCCGATGCCTGTTATTGCTCATGTGATCGTAAAAAAGGTCTTACACCATTTTGTAGTCTTATATAAAGTAAATGATAAGACTGTGGAGTATATGGATCCTGGTGATGGACAAATGCACAAGGTCAGCCCAGATGCTTTCAAAGAGATGTGGACAGGGGTACTTGTCCTTCTTATGCCCAATGATGAATTCAAAGCAATTAGTGAAAAAGTAAGCACATGGAGTAGGTTTTGGTTTTTGGTCAGACCACATAAAGGTGTGATGGTACAATCTCTGGTTGGAGCAGTATTATATACTATTTTGGGACTGTCAACTTCTATCTATGTGCAAAAGATCATTGACCATGTTTTTATAGGAAGAAATACCAATTTGCTGAATTTATTGTCAATTGGGATGATTGCTCTCCTATTGATGCAAATAGTAATCGGTGTTTACAAAACCCTATTTATCATCAAGGTAGGTCAACGGATCGATGCCAGGTTGATTTTGGGTTATTATAAGCATTTACTCACATTGCCTCAGCGTTTTTTTGACACCATGCGTGTAGGTGAAATTATTTCAAGAGTAAATGATGCAGTGAAAATCAGAGCATTTATCAACGACGTTTCTATTGGCTTTTTGGTCAATATTTTTATCGTCTTATTTTCTTTTGCATTGATGTTTACTTTCTATTGGAAATTGGCTTTGGTTATGTTGCTGGTCATTCCACTTTATACGATCATATACTTGGTGACCAATAGTTTGAATAAAAAAATTGAAAGAAGACTGATGGAAGAATCAGCAGAGTTAGAATCTCAGCTCGTAGAATCCATTACCTCGGCGGGTACAATCAAAAGATTTGGGGCTGAAGACCATGCCAATATCAAAACAGAGGTGAGGTTTGTCTCTTTGTTGAGGACAGTTTATCAATCAGGAATGAACAACATCTTCTCGGGGACATCTTCGGAAGTAGTCTCGAGGCTCTTTACCATTATTCTTCTCTGGGTGGGTGCAGGCTATGTCCTGAAAAATGAAATTACGCCTGGTGAACTAATGTCTTTTTACGCATTGACAGGCTACCTTACTGGTCCGATTTCTAGTTTGATCGGTATGAACAAGACAATTCAGAATGCTCTGATAGCAGCAGATAGGCTTTTTGAAATCATGGATCTTGAGGTAGAGAGTTCTAAAGATTCATTTCCTATCAAAAAGGAAAATGTGGGCGATATCACTTTCAAAAACGTGAAATTTAGATATGGGTCAAGAGCTAATGTGTTTGATGATCTAAACTTGACATTCCCAAAAGGGAAGATTTCGGGTGTTGTAGGTGAAAGTGGTTCTGGCAAGAGTACCTTGGTATCCTTACTTCAGAATCTTTACCCTCTTCAATCGGGTAATATCCATATCGGGGAACATGATATCAAATTTATCGACAATGTCAGTTTGAGACAAATAGTCTCTGTGGTGCCTCAGCGCATAGACCTTTTTGCTGGAAATGTCTTGGAAAATGTCGCTTTGGGGGATTATCAACCCGATATGCAGAAGATAGTCGGTATATGCAATAAGCTGGGAATGATGGGTTTTATAGAAAACCTTCCCAATGGTTTTGGTACTTATTTGGGAGAAAATGGTGCGTCCCTCTCAGGAGGGCAAAAGCAAAGAGTAGCCTTAGCAAGAGCGCTGTATAAAGATCCAGAAGTTTTGATTTTAGATGAAGCAACAGCTTCCCTAGATCCTGACTCGGAGCAGTTTGTACAGCAAACTATCCGAATGCTCGCCACAGAAGGCAAGACTATCATCTTTATTACTCACAGGTTGGCGGCTGTGCAGGATTTTGATCGCTTATATGTGCTAGATAAAGGGAAACTAATCGAAGAAGGAACCCATACAGAGTTGTTAATGCAGGAAGGAAAATATTACCAAATGATCAGAAAACAGCTTTTGGTGCTATAA
- a CDS encoding HTH domain-containing protein, which translates to MEFIRQIERLQLLNKLVREQRTGSPEEFAERLGVSRAKLYLMLDELRDEGVEIRFSKRSNSFVYENCNGVSVVFSLKVLGSDEVRNISAGKISNYFPASKILDGTIISLIYDQSAKRHAS; encoded by the coding sequence ATGGAATTTATCAGACAAATAGAGAGATTACAGCTGCTAAACAAGCTAGTAAGAGAGCAGAGGACAGGAAGTCCGGAGGAATTTGCGGAGAGATTGGGGGTGAGTAGAGCGAAGCTGTATTTGATGCTTGATGAATTAAGAGATGAAGGGGTTGAGATTAGGTTTTCAAAGCGTTCAAATTCATTTGTTTATGAGAATTGTAACGGAGTATCAGTGGTTTTTTCTCTTAAGGTTCTTGGATCAGATGAAGTTCGGAATATCTCTGCTGGAAAAATTTCAAATTATTTTCCAGCGTCTAAAATATTAGACGGAACTATCATTTCTTTGATATATGATCAATCAGCAAAAAGACATGCTAGCTAA
- a CDS encoding CPBP family intramembrane glutamic endopeptidase gives MFIIIKDFGRFLVSKKESNQILLSNFKFLANALFLKWIIFSVFLLLNFLVFNQSLPKSNSVFGEDNIIKIFLNVVILAPILEELVFRYHIGNKLKHIVFSAIASIILFYDSLIVLSVLLLFFLILSFFLKNKIKVKNLILVYTSSIMFGVLHVTFTENFYLLENLTNSIFVFITKFFGGLLFCYVFDKKGIFLSIILHMLWNLVPFLLFFLRNRILEF, from the coding sequence ATGTTCATAATTATAAAAGATTTTGGAAGGTTTTTGGTTTCTAAAAAAGAATCAAATCAAATACTTCTTTCTAATTTTAAATTCTTAGCGAATGCATTATTCTTAAAGTGGATAATTTTTTCAGTTTTTTTGTTATTAAATTTTTTAGTATTCAACCAATCACTACCGAAGAGTAATTCTGTTTTTGGTGAGGATAATATAATAAAAATCTTTTTAAATGTGGTTATATTAGCTCCCATATTAGAAGAGTTAGTTTTTCGTTATCACATTGGGAATAAGTTAAAACATATTGTTTTTTCAGCAATTGCTTCTATTATATTGTTTTACGATAGTTTAATAGTCCTTTCGGTCTTACTTTTATTTTTCCTGATACTTTCATTTTTTTTAAAAAATAAAATAAAAGTTAAAAATTTAATTTTAGTTTATACTTCTTCAATTATGTTTGGAGTTTTACATGTAACCTTTACAGAAAATTTTTACTTGCTCGAGAATCTCACAAATTCAATATTTGTATTCATCACCAAATTTTTTGGAGGCCTTCTTTTTTGTTATGTTTTTGATAAAAAAGGAATCTTTTTATCCATCATACTACACATGCTATGGAATCTTGTTCCCTTTTTACTTTTTTTTCTAAGAAATCGAATTCTAGAGTTTTGA
- a CDS encoding CPBP family intramembrane glutamic endopeptidase, giving the protein MTQTFTKLKTFLKSPYHKDSYEKIKGKEFLHLLLIAFAIVIPYAFVLDLAGIDQFDHKMEFLLKENKWLVAVLAIVIAPLLEEPIYRLHLDFKKSSIWWGLVLSLLLISEVWIPVALLWVYLLFLMYKVNKGDSLNLKYSVFISSALFGLVHLMNFTDFDYAQYFYWVPFMVGAQFLIGLVLSYIRLNYGMKWAIIFHGVYNAILIIPAVYFYEV; this is encoded by the coding sequence ATGACACAAACCTTTACCAAACTCAAAACCTTTCTTAAATCTCCATATCATAAGGATTCTTATGAAAAAATAAAGGGTAAAGAATTTTTGCATTTGCTTTTGATAGCATTTGCCATTGTAATTCCATATGCATTTGTTTTGGATTTGGCAGGAATAGATCAGTTTGACCATAAGATGGAATTTTTGTTGAAGGAGAATAAATGGCTTGTAGCTGTACTGGCTATTGTAATTGCTCCTTTGCTCGAAGAACCGATTTATAGGTTACATCTAGATTTTAAAAAGTCATCTATTTGGTGGGGGTTGGTACTTTCTTTACTGTTAATCAGTGAAGTTTGGATTCCTGTAGCATTGCTTTGGGTGTACTTATTGTTTTTGATGTATAAAGTGAATAAAGGTGATTCACTAAATCTAAAATATAGTGTTTTTATTTCCTCAGCATTATTTGGATTAGTTCATTTAATGAATTTCACGGACTTTGATTATGCACAATATTTCTATTGGGTGCCATTTATGGTAGGTGCTCAGTTTTTGATTGGTCTTGTTCTGAGTTACATCAGACTAAACTATGGCATGAAGTGGGCGATTATTTTCCATGGAGTATATAATGCTATCTTGATCATACCAGCAGTATATTTTTATGAAGTTTGA
- a CDS encoding HlyD family secretion protein, which yields MNTKIFPTAIINQSVEVYDSHISVRSRAIYLLFLGILFAGIIAMPLIYVDVAVQSRGTFQSALQRNSLMSSVSGRLEIWNLKENQKVKKGDVLAVIRGEVLNLEMQGLEERLTVLDEFIHDLNKLLKLDLSTYVMEPVSLRSKFYQAILLEYQTKFNNQDAAVQKLERDFERAQTLFDGNALAFADYDVADVQYKQAKSQLDLIRKQQRNLWEQELVNHQNERVRLLNQKSVFSEQMDQYKVIAGTNRTLINVLNLNKGDFVHPQQKLAEISPDTTLLAVTYISPMDIAFIEKGQEVSFQIDAYNYNQWGIATGKVVDIADDLSLLNEREAGFLVTCALDNPSLILSNGQEGYVKKGMTYNARFVIARRSLFQLLYDKVDNWLNPQVQSLN from the coding sequence ATGAATACGAAGATTTTTCCAACAGCTATTATCAATCAATCTGTTGAAGTTTATGATTCACATATTAGTGTACGATCCAGAGCAATTTATCTTTTGTTTCTCGGGATTTTATTTGCTGGGATCATCGCAATGCCTTTGATCTATGTGGATGTTGCTGTACAGTCTAGGGGGACTTTTCAGTCAGCTTTGCAGCGCAATTCTCTGATGAGCTCGGTAAGTGGAAGATTGGAAATATGGAATCTGAAAGAAAACCAAAAGGTTAAAAAGGGAGATGTTTTGGCGGTTATAAGGGGCGAGGTTTTGAACCTTGAAATGCAAGGCTTGGAGGAAAGATTGACTGTTTTGGACGAATTTATCCATGATCTCAATAAACTCCTAAAGTTAGATTTATCAACTTATGTTATGGAGCCGGTATCACTGAGGTCAAAATTCTATCAAGCTATATTGCTTGAGTATCAAACGAAATTTAACAACCAAGATGCTGCAGTGCAGAAACTAGAGAGGGATTTCGAAAGAGCACAAACACTGTTTGATGGCAATGCCTTGGCTTTTGCAGATTATGATGTGGCTGATGTACAATATAAACAGGCAAAATCACAACTTGATTTGATTCGCAAACAACAAAGAAATCTATGGGAGCAGGAACTGGTCAACCATCAGAATGAAAGAGTTCGCTTGCTTAACCAAAAAAGTGTCTTTTCAGAACAAATGGATCAATATAAAGTCATCGCAGGTACCAACAGGACTTTGATTAATGTATTGAACCTTAATAAGGGTGATTTTGTCCATCCCCAACAAAAATTAGCAGAAATCTCTCCCGATACGACATTGTTGGCAGTGACCTACATCTCTCCTATGGATATTGCCTTTATCGAAAAAGGGCAAGAAGTGAGTTTCCAAATTGATGCCTACAACTACAACCAGTGGGGAATTGCTACAGGAAAAGTAGTAGATATTGCTGATGATCTATCATTATTGAATGAAAGAGAAGCTGGTTTTTTGGTTACCTGTGCTTTAGACAATCCATCTTTAATTTTATCCAATGGTCAGGAGGGTTATGTAAAAAAAGGAATGACTTATAATGCCAGATTTGTAATTGCTCGGAGGTCCTTATTCCAATTATTATATGATAAAGTAGATAATTGGCTCAACCCCCAAGTTCAAAGCTTAAATTAA